The DNA region CGATTCCTTTTTACTCACGTAGCGTACGCCCAGCCGCGCTTTGCTGCGGTAACCCAAAGTATCTTGCTGCATTGGTTCGAGCCACTCTTCTGGTTCAATTTTTCCAAAGTGAGCAAAATGCTCGGCCAAAATACCTTGCTTAAACTTAATTTGAGAATCTGTCGCCATGTGTTGCAAACTGCATCCGCCACACAGTTCAAAAAACTCACACGGAGGCTCGACTCGATCGGGCGAAGGAGAAACTATTTCAATCGCATAACCTTCATCAAACTTTCCGCGAACAGAGGCGTATTTCATTACGACCTCTTCACCCGGTAACGCACTATCAACAAAGATCGTCTTCCCTTGGTGATGTGCGATACCACGCCCTTCATGCGACATAGACTCTATAGTTACGGTGATGGACTCTTGGGGTATCGGTTTTCTTTTACGACGTCTCGCCATTTCTTTCTACTCTTAACTGCTTACTTAAATTACCTAGTTAATAAAGCTCTAAGCTTTTTAACTGCGAAAATTACGACTGCCAATGGGTTAAAAACTCTTGGAAGTGCTTTTGTTCTGAAGCTTGAAGCACACCTCGCAATAGATCGGCTTCTTTTTTAAAGGTCAGATCATCAATATGACCACGCATTAACTCAAACTTTAAATAGACCAAATAGGTATTTAAGACATCGGTTTCGCAATAATCTCTAATCCCTTTAATATCGCCAGCAAGGTAGTTTTCCCAAACTTTGCTGCCACTCATGCCCATTTTTCCAGGAAATCCGAGCATGGTCGCGATATGGTCAAGTGGTGCATTGGCACGACCCGTATACATTGCCAGTAAGTCCATCACATCGGTATGTCGAGCATGATAGCGGCTGATGTAATTATTCCACTTAAACCCAGAGTCAAGACCGCCGGTATCCCAATATTGAGCGGCAGAAATACC from Pleionea litopenaei includes:
- a CDS encoding 3'-5' exonuclease, which produces MNVFVFDIETVPDVETGRKLYDLEGLSDHDVAEAMFLLNRQKSGSDFLPHYLHKTVAISAVFRFQDRVKVWSLGDEDSSEEELVKRFFDGVDKYSPTLVSWNGGGFDLPVLHYRALKHGISAAQYWDTGGLDSGFKWNNYISRYHARHTDVMDLLAMYTGRANAPLDHIATMLGFPGKMGMSGSKVWENYLAGDIKGIRDYCETDVLNTYLVYLKFELMRGHIDDLTFKKEADLLRGVLQASEQKHFQEFLTHWQS